One window of the Methylocystis parvus OBBP genome contains the following:
- a CDS encoding response regulator transcription factor, producing MFTEKLALASPGGGVKAMQKETANRRVFVVDDEEGVRNATALLLQMEGYEVEIFPSASAFLESISAPYDGCVITDVRMPGMDGVELIAQLHKKSIPLPAIVVTAYADVPLAVQAMKLGACDLLTKPFDLDALLAALDTAFNQKGSDEGLETIRDRLSTLTHREAEVLRELLVGRSNKEIAHNLGISARTAEAHRANIMAKTRARGLAGLIKMAVAADPAQLHGLVATGKAPTPAITK from the coding sequence ATGTTTACAGAAAAGCTCGCGCTCGCCTCCCCTGGCGGCGGGGTGAAAGCCATGCAGAAGGAGACGGCAAACAGGCGTGTCTTTGTCGTTGACGATGAGGAAGGCGTCCGCAACGCCACGGCGCTCTTGTTGCAGATGGAAGGCTATGAAGTCGAGATCTTCCCTTCCGCGAGCGCATTTCTGGAAAGCATATCGGCGCCATACGACGGATGCGTCATCACCGACGTGCGTATGCCAGGGATGGACGGGGTTGAGCTGATCGCCCAGCTGCACAAAAAATCCATACCATTGCCAGCGATTGTCGTGACGGCCTATGCCGATGTTCCGCTCGCTGTCCAAGCAATGAAGCTCGGCGCCTGCGATCTTCTTACGAAGCCTTTCGATCTTGATGCTTTGCTCGCGGCGCTAGATACGGCTTTTAATCAGAAAGGGAGCGACGAGGGCCTGGAAACGATCCGGGACCGCCTATCGACGCTGACGCATCGAGAAGCCGAGGTGCTTCGTGAACTGCTTGTGGGGAGGAGTAACAAGGAGATCGCCCACAATCTTGGCATTAGTGCGCGAACTGCGGAGGCGCATCGGGCCAATATTATGGCGAAGACCAGAGCCCGGGGCCTCGCGGGGTTGATAAAGATGGCTGTCGCCGCGGACCCAGCGCAGCTCCATGGGCTGGTTGCGACCGGTAAGGCGCCTACCCCCGCGATTACAAAGTAG